Proteins found in one Streptococcus criceti HS-6 genomic segment:
- a CDS encoding argininosuccinate synthase, translating into MSKEKVILAYSGGLDTSVAITWLKKDYDVVAVCMDVGEGKDLEFIHDKALSVGAVESYVLDVKDEFAEEYVLPALQAHAYYEQKYPLVSALSRPVISKKLVEIAHKTGATTIAHGCTGKGNDQVRFEVAIAALDPELKVIAPVREWKWSREEEIEYAKKNGVPVPADLDNPYSVDQNLWGRANECGVLENPWNQAPEEAFGITNSVEEAPDTPEFVDIEFKAGKPVAIDGQEMKLADLIQKLNDLAGKHGVGRIDHVENRLVGIKSREIYECPGAITLLTAHKEIEDLTLVREVSHFKPILENELSNLIYNALWFSPATESILAYIKETQKVVNGTAKVKLYKGTAKVVARKSPNSLYDENLATYTTADSFDQDAAVGFIKLWGLPTQVNSQVNNK; encoded by the coding sequence ATGTCAAAAGAAAAAGTCATTCTAGCTTACTCAGGGGGACTTGATACCTCCGTCGCGATTACTTGGTTGAAAAAAGATTACGATGTTGTTGCTGTCTGCATGGATGTCGGTGAAGGTAAGGACTTGGAATTCATCCATGATAAGGCGCTGAGCGTTGGAGCTGTTGAGTCTTACGTCCTTGATGTTAAGGATGAATTTGCTGAGGAATATGTTTTGCCAGCTTTGCAGGCTCATGCTTACTATGAACAAAAGTATCCTTTAGTATCAGCCCTCAGCCGTCCAGTAATTTCTAAGAAATTGGTTGAGATTGCTCATAAGACTGGAGCAACGACTATCGCTCATGGCTGTACTGGTAAGGGGAATGACCAAGTTCGGTTTGAAGTGGCTATTGCGGCTCTTGATCCAGAGTTGAAGGTTATTGCGCCAGTTCGGGAATGGAAATGGTCCAGAGAAGAAGAAATTGAATACGCTAAGAAGAATGGCGTGCCAGTTCCTGCTGATCTTGACAATCCTTATTCAGTTGACCAAAACCTTTGGGGGCGTGCCAATGAATGCGGTGTCCTTGAAAATCCATGGAATCAGGCCCCTGAAGAAGCCTTTGGTATTACCAATTCTGTTGAAGAGGCTCCTGATACGCCTGAATTTGTTGATATTGAATTTAAAGCTGGTAAACCGGTGGCTATCGATGGTCAAGAAATGAAATTGGCTGATTTAATTCAAAAATTAAATGATTTGGCTGGGAAGCACGGTGTCGGTCGGATTGACCATGTAGAAAACAGATTGGTCGGTATCAAGTCTCGGGAAATCTATGAATGCCCTGGTGCTATTACACTGTTGACCGCACATAAGGAAATTGAAGACCTGACCTTGGTTCGGGAAGTGTCCCACTTTAAACCAATTCTTGAAAATGAATTATCTAATTTGATTTATAATGCCCTTTGGTTTAGCCCAGCGACGGAAAGTATTTTGGCCTATATCAAAGAAACTCAAAAAGTGGTTAATGGAACTGCAAAAGTGAAATTGTACAAGGGAACTGCTAAGGTTGTGGCACGGAAGTCGCCGAATTCTCTTTATGATGAAAATTTGGCAACCTACACCACAGCAGATAGTTTTGATCAAGATGCAGCTGTAGGATTCATTAAACTTTGGGGGCTGCCAACTCAAGTCAACTCACAAGTTAATAACAAATAA
- a CDS encoding YidC/Oxa1 family membrane protein insertase: MKKKLKLSGLVLAALIVLSACARRNPVNSSSTGWDQLVYGFGRAIQWLSFGGSVGIGIILFTLIVRLALIPLYNRQIKSSQEIQELQPELKRIQKEYADDRNMQAIKTQELYKENGVNQWAALLPLAIQFPVMMALYQALIRVPALSQGNFLFWNLGENDGTYILPILAAIFTYLSMWLSNKAAKEKNAFMTATSIVMPLFILWIGTRFTSGIALYWAIGNAFQVAQLLIFHNPFKIIAERELKEAQEKEREAKIRRAKKKARKKRK, translated from the coding sequence GTGAAAAAAAAACTTAAATTAAGTGGTCTAGTTCTAGCAGCTTTGATCGTCTTGTCTGCCTGTGCTCGTCGTAATCCAGTTAACAGTTCGTCGACAGGCTGGGATCAGTTGGTTTACGGTTTTGGTCGCGCTATCCAGTGGCTGTCCTTTGGTGGATCGGTTGGAATTGGGATCATTCTTTTTACGCTAATTGTTCGTTTGGCCTTGATTCCTCTCTATAATCGTCAGATTAAATCCAGCCAAGAAATTCAAGAACTTCAGCCTGAGCTTAAACGGATTCAGAAAGAATACGCTGACGACCGCAATATGCAGGCTATAAAAACGCAGGAGCTCTACAAAGAAAATGGTGTGAACCAGTGGGCAGCCTTACTGCCTTTAGCCATCCAATTTCCCGTCATGATGGCTCTTTATCAGGCCTTGATTCGGGTACCTGCCTTGAGTCAAGGGAATTTCTTGTTCTGGAATCTAGGTGAAAATGATGGAACCTATATCTTGCCGATTCTGGCAGCCATTTTCACCTACCTGTCTATGTGGCTCAGCAATAAGGCAGCCAAGGAAAAGAATGCCTTTATGACAGCTACTAGCATTGTTATGCCTCTCTTTATTTTGTGGATTGGAACTCGCTTCACGAGTGGGATTGCCCTCTACTGGGCAATCGGTAATGCCTTTCAGGTAGCTCAGCTTTTAATTTTCCACAATCCCTTTAAAATTATTGCTGAGCGGGAACTTAAGGAGGCACAAGAAAAAGAAAGGGAAGCAAAAATTCGTCGAGCGAAGAAAAAAGCCCGGAAGAAACGTAAGTAG
- the rnpA gene encoding ribonuclease P protein component, whose amino-acid sequence MKKTYRVKKNLDFQAIFRRGKSVANRKFVVYSLERPQKHFRVGLSVSKKLGNAVTRNRIKRKMRHVLMELAPHLSNDDFVIIARKGVEDMDYRAVRQNLKHVLSLAGLYQD is encoded by the coding sequence TTGAAGAAGACCTATCGTGTTAAAAAAAACTTAGATTTTCAAGCTATTTTTAGGCGAGGCAAGAGTGTCGCCAATAGGAAATTTGTTGTTTATAGTTTAGAAAGGCCACAGAAGCATTTTAGAGTTGGTCTGTCAGTCAGTAAAAAGCTCGGCAATGCCGTTACCCGCAATCGGATCAAACGGAAGATGAGACATGTTTTGATGGAATTGGCTCCGCATTTAAGCAACGATGACTTTGTTATCATTGCTCGAAAAGGTGTTGAAGATATGGACTATCGAGCAGTGAGACAGAATTTGAAACATGTTCTGAGTCTAGCTGGTCTCTATCAAGATTGA
- the argH gene encoding argininosuccinate lyase, protein MAENHKLWGGRFEAGLEKWVEEFGASISFDQKMAEFDLKGSIAHVTMLGQTGIISPEEASQIKTGLEELLQDFYAGQLEFDIANEDIHMNLESLLTQKIGPVAGKLHTARSRNDQVATDMHLYLKAKLVEVLDKLHHLRQTLVDLADKHVDTIMPGYTHLQHAQPISFGHHLMAYYSMFTRDSERFTFNQKHTNLSPLGAAALAGTTFPIDRQLTSDLMGFDAPYSNSLDAVSDRDFILEFLANASILMVHMSRICEEIINWCSNEYQFVTLSDTFSTGSSIMPQKKNPDMAELIRGKTGRVYGNLTGLLTVMKSLPLAYNKDLQEDKEGMFDTAETITVAIDILAGMLSSMTVNDRHMAESTEKDFSNATELADYLAVRGLPFRQAHEIVGKLVLECTKNGHYLQDVPLERYQEISDLIEGDIYTALQSRTAVERRNSLGGTGFDQVHWQIEEAKKTLMSDK, encoded by the coding sequence ATGGCAGAAAATCATAAACTCTGGGGTGGCCGTTTTGAAGCAGGTCTAGAAAAATGGGTCGAGGAATTCGGTGCTTCTATTTCTTTTGACCAAAAGATGGCAGAATTTGACTTAAAGGGTTCCATTGCTCATGTGACCATGCTGGGGCAAACAGGCATCATCAGTCCTGAAGAAGCTAGCCAAATCAAAACAGGTCTTGAGGAACTCTTGCAGGACTTCTATGCTGGTCAGCTAGAATTTGATATCGCTAATGAAGATATCCACATGAATCTGGAGTCACTTTTGACTCAGAAAATTGGACCAGTAGCTGGAAAGCTCCATACGGCTCGTTCACGTAATGACCAAGTGGCGACCGATATGCACCTCTATCTCAAGGCTAAATTAGTTGAAGTGCTGGATAAACTGCATCATTTGCGACAAACCTTGGTTGATTTGGCTGATAAGCATGTTGATACTATTATGCCGGGCTACACCCATCTGCAGCATGCCCAGCCGATTTCCTTTGGTCATCACCTCATGGCCTACTACAGCATGTTTACCAGAGATAGTGAGCGGTTTACCTTTAACCAAAAGCACACCAATCTTTCGCCCTTGGGAGCTGCAGCTCTGGCTGGGACAACCTTCCCTATTGATCGCCAACTGACCAGCGATTTGATGGGCTTTGATGCTCCCTATAGCAATTCTCTGGATGCGGTGTCTGATCGAGACTTTATTTTGGAATTTTTGGCCAATGCCAGTATCCTCATGGTGCACATGAGCCGCATTTGTGAAGAGATCATTAATTGGTGTTCTAACGAGTACCAGTTCGTCACCTTATCTGATACCTTTTCCACAGGCTCTTCTATCATGCCGCAGAAGAAAAATCCTGACATGGCTGAACTCATTCGTGGGAAAACAGGCCGAGTTTATGGCAATTTGACTGGCCTGCTGACGGTTATGAAATCCCTGCCTCTCGCTTACAATAAGGACCTGCAAGAGGATAAGGAAGGTATGTTTGATACAGCGGAAACCATCACGGTGGCTATTGATATCTTGGCGGGAATGTTGTCCAGTATGACGGTCAACGACCGCCACATGGCGGAATCAACCGAAAAAGATTTCTCCAATGCAACAGAACTAGCAGACTATCTGGCTGTCAGGGGGCTTCCTTTCCGTCAGGCTCACGAAATTGTTGGTAAGCTGGTTTTAGAATGCACCAAGAATGGTCACTACCTTCAAGATGTCCCCTTAGAGCGCTATCAAGAAATCTCTGATCTGATTGAGGGAGACATCTATACTGCCCTGCAATCGAGGACTGCCGTTGAGCGTCGTAATTCGCTGGGTGGCACAGGCTTTGATCAGGTACACTGGCAGATTGAAGAAGCGAAGAAAACTTTAATGAGTGATAAATGA
- a CDS encoding protein jag gives MVVFTGNTVEEAIQAGLGDLGITRTKASIRVLSRGKKGFFGFGKKPAKVDVEVISRTTVSQADQEIVRNLPKALSKREASEEALKQEAAESRKVTSIIKYLENRGQIVNDKAKSEMLDARRSITSVLSDLLPDEIVEEYRRKKEELDKEGLDWTDELEAEDSQAADSAELSAEDSQKTVGQRAAVPVAEASVAQENPAQSAAEGSEPELDRLTENSESGSHPIETTVGKDIDEAAEAVTGYLETIIYEMDVEAGLTTNQSGRQITIQVEAPEAGRVIGYHGKVLKSLQILAQNFLHDHYSRSFSVTVNVHDYVERRMETLIDFAHKIAERVSDSGQAYRMDSMSNDERKIIHKAIAKIPDVDSYSEGHDPKRYVVVVPSRED, from the coding sequence ATGGTAGTGTTCACAGGTAATACTGTTGAAGAAGCAATTCAGGCAGGTCTTGGTGATTTAGGTATCACTAGAACTAAGGCTTCTATCCGCGTTCTCTCGCGCGGGAAAAAAGGTTTTTTCGGTTTTGGTAAGAAACCAGCCAAAGTTGATGTAGAGGTCATCAGCCGCACGACTGTTTCTCAAGCTGACCAAGAGATTGTTCGGAACTTGCCAAAAGCCTTGAGTAAACGGGAAGCTTCAGAAGAAGCTCTCAAACAAGAGGCAGCAGAGTCCCGCAAGGTGACGAGCATTATCAAGTATTTGGAAAATCGTGGCCAAATCGTTAATGATAAGGCTAAATCTGAAATGCTGGATGCTAGACGCTCAATAACGTCTGTTCTTAGCGATTTACTTCCCGATGAAATTGTTGAAGAGTATCGGCGTAAGAAGGAAGAGCTGGATAAGGAAGGCCTTGATTGGACAGATGAGCTAGAAGCTGAGGATAGTCAAGCTGCTGATTCAGCTGAGCTTTCTGCTGAAGATTCACAGAAGACCGTTGGCCAAAGAGCAGCTGTCCCTGTGGCGGAAGCCTCGGTTGCCCAAGAGAATCCAGCACAGTCAGCGGCTGAAGGATCGGAGCCAGAGTTGGATCGCTTAACTGAAAACTCTGAGAGTGGGTCCCATCCGATTGAAACCACGGTCGGCAAGGATATTGATGAAGCCGCCGAGGCTGTGACAGGCTATCTTGAAACTATTATCTACGAAATGGATGTGGAGGCTGGTTTAACAACTAATCAATCCGGTCGTCAAATCACCATTCAGGTTGAAGCACCAGAGGCCGGTCGAGTAATCGGTTATCATGGTAAGGTGCTTAAATCCCTGCAAATCTTGGCCCAAAACTTCTTACATGACCATTATTCCCGTTCTTTCTCAGTGACAGTCAATGTTCATGATTATGTCGAACGTCGCATGGAGACCTTGATTGATTTTGCCCATAAAATTGCTGAGCGTGTTTCAGACAGCGGTCAGGCTTATCGTATGGACAGCATGTCCAACGATGAACGTAAGATCATCCATAAAGCGATTGCCAAAATTCCTGACGTGGACAGTTATTCAGAGGGACACGACCCTAAGCGTTATGTGGTTGTTGTTCCTAGTCGAGAAGATTAA
- a CDS encoding response regulator transcription factor: MNIFILEDNLIQQTRIKTLVTEILREEGISARQFEVFSKAQNLLDAIAEKGNHQLFLLDIEIKGEEKKGLEAAADIRRIDPAAVIVFVTTHSEFAPISFKYKVSALDFIDKTAPDEQFKTDLREVIAYTANNMHRSEEVDEVFTFESAQARVQLPFKDIYYFATSPTPHKVMLITKNERLEFYGSLSEIAEVNSRLFSCHRSFLINLDNISRVDKAELLVFFENGDACPVSRLKMKALMREWGARQETV, translated from the coding sequence ATGAATATATTTATTTTGGAAGATAATTTAATCCAGCAAACGCGGATTAAAACCTTAGTAACGGAGATATTGCGGGAAGAAGGAATTTCAGCTCGTCAGTTTGAAGTTTTTTCCAAGGCACAAAATCTATTGGATGCTATTGCTGAAAAAGGTAATCACCAGCTTTTCCTCTTGGATATTGAAATTAAGGGAGAAGAAAAAAAGGGGTTAGAGGCAGCGGCGGATATCCGTCGGATTGATCCTGCGGCTGTTATTGTTTTTGTGACCACTCACTCAGAATTCGCTCCGATTAGTTTTAAGTATAAAGTTTCTGCCTTAGATTTTATTGATAAAACAGCTCCGGATGAGCAGTTCAAGACTGATCTGCGTGAAGTTATTGCTTATACGGCTAACAATATGCACCGCTCGGAGGAAGTGGATGAGGTTTTTACCTTTGAATCAGCTCAGGCGCGTGTTCAGCTGCCCTTCAAGGATATCTATTACTTTGCGACCTCGCCAACGCCCCATAAGGTCATGTTAATTACAAAAAATGAGCGTTTAGAGTTTTACGGTAGTCTCTCAGAGATTGCAGAAGTCAATTCACGACTCTTTTCCTGCCACCGATCCTTCCTAATTAATTTAGATAATATTAGTCGAGTGGATAAGGCTGAGCTCTTAGTCTTCTTTGAGAATGGAGATGCCTGTCCAGTTTCCCGCTTGAAGATGAAGGCTCTTATGCGGGAGTGGGGAGCCAGACAGGAGACTGTTTAA
- a CDS encoding ABC transporter ATP-binding protein — protein sequence MLIETKNLTKVYGEKAVLENLNIQVDKGQLLAYIGTNGAGKSTTIKILTGLLAASSGQVKLAPNLKIGMVFQDSVLDEDLSVQANLESRAGLYRQIDKAWTKDLVKMLSIEDLLKQEYGTLSGGQRRRVDIARALLTKPDLLFLDEPTTGLDLQSRRGIWDLLYQLQREEGLTIFLTTHYLEEAENADMAYIIDHGRVLVQGSAQELKEQYAKNRLLIKTDRRKFSGLTYEEKADGWLLFEDLTTPQALDFLVSHQNHILDFDFQKGDINDVFMAVAGTEFKN from the coding sequence ATGCTTATTGAAACGAAAAACTTAACGAAGGTCTACGGTGAGAAAGCGGTTCTGGAAAACCTCAATATTCAGGTAGATAAGGGGCAATTGCTCGCTTATATTGGAACCAATGGGGCCGGGAAATCAACCACAATTAAGATTTTGACAGGGCTTTTGGCAGCCAGTTCAGGTCAGGTCAAATTAGCACCAAATCTCAAGATTGGAATGGTCTTTCAAGACAGCGTTCTTGATGAGGACTTGAGTGTTCAGGCAAATTTGGAGAGTCGTGCAGGCCTTTATCGCCAAATTGATAAGGCTTGGACTAAAGACTTGGTGAAGATGCTTTCGATTGAGGACCTCCTCAAACAGGAATACGGTACTTTATCGGGCGGTCAACGGCGTCGAGTGGATATCGCCAGAGCTCTCTTGACTAAACCAGATTTGCTTTTCTTAGACGAGCCGACAACGGGTTTGGATCTCCAAAGCCGCAGGGGTATCTGGGATCTGCTGTATCAGCTGCAGAGAGAAGAAGGGTTGACTATCTTTTTGACCACCCACTACTTGGAAGAAGCTGAAAATGCTGATATGGCCTATATTATTGACCATGGTCGGGTTCTGGTTCAAGGTTCTGCTCAAGAACTCAAGGAGCAATATGCCAAAAATCGTCTCTTGATTAAGACTGACCGTAGGAAATTTTCAGGGCTAACCTATGAGGAGAAAGCTGATGGTTGGTTGCTGTTTGAAGATCTAACTACGCCACAGGCCTTGGATTTTCTAGTTAGCCATCAAAATCACATCCTTGATTTTGATTTTCAAAAGGGGGACATTAATGATGTTTTTATGGCTGTTGCAGGAACTGAATTTAAAAACTAA
- a CDS encoding bifunctional 2',3'-cyclic-nucleotide 2'-phosphodiesterase/3'-nucleotidase translates to MSQHYLRKSALLLSLVTAGLVANQVTADEQLPQSQTQNQVASANDVSSQQVPTNQDQSQDYANAQASAVQASNSQEQSIYQNQTPQTAEQEKADDTKPIEGEKVDVQILSTTDLHTNLVNYDYYQDKDAQNIGLAKTALLIDQAEKENPNSVLVDNGDTIQGTPLGTYEALINPVKQGQQHPMYKAFTTLHYDAASLGNHEFNYGLDYLNRVVDSAGLPIVNANVIDARTGKHYFNPYIIIPKTFTDINGRQVTVNVGITGIVPPQIMNWDKANLEGKVKTIDAVQAVEAVAPEMRAKGADIVLVMSHSGIGNDRYDIGEENVGYQIASAKGIDAVVTGHAHAEFPSGNGTGVYEKIPGVDGFNGKINGIPVTMGGKYGDHLGVIKLNLLFQGGKWKVEQSHAEIRKIDSNSNQADERILNLAKPDHEATIDYVREQVGTTTAPINSYFALVEDDPSIQMVNNAQRWYLKEQLAGTPEASLPLLSAAAPFKAGARNDASSYTDIPAGPIAIKNVADLYLYDNVTAVLKVTGKDLREWLEMSAGQFNQIDPSKTGPQQLINTDYRTYNFDVIDGINYTFDVTQPNKYDMDGNLVNPDAHRVRDLTYMGQPVADGQEFMVATNNYRASGNFPGVRNASENRLLNLENRQVLINYITAEKTINPTADNNWRFADTIKGLDVHFRTAERAKNLLNQKTTIQFVAADPSQNGFGDFKYIYTEATDPSRPTTPADPQAKEQEQTAKPALSLHKRQAILQMVTSNYQNLQSQTAAPTGSKTSKQAELPKTNGQSSWSLSLVGLLISIFAANLLPKSKRH, encoded by the coding sequence ATGTCTCAACACTACCTAAGAAAAAGTGCCTTGCTGCTCTCGCTGGTCACAGCTGGACTAGTCGCTAACCAAGTCACAGCTGACGAGCAGCTCCCTCAGTCCCAGACACAAAATCAAGTAGCAAGCGCCAATGACGTTAGCAGTCAACAGGTTCCAACCAATCAAGACCAAAGCCAAGACTATGCTAATGCCCAAGCCTCTGCTGTTCAAGCTTCAAATAGCCAAGAGCAATCAATCTATCAAAATCAAACTCCGCAAACCGCCGAACAAGAAAAGGCTGATGATACAAAGCCGATTGAAGGTGAGAAGGTAGATGTCCAAATCCTTTCAACCACCGACCTCCACACCAATCTGGTTAACTACGATTACTATCAAGATAAGGATGCCCAAAATATCGGCCTAGCCAAGACCGCCCTTCTCATTGATCAGGCTGAAAAGGAAAATCCTAACTCCGTCTTGGTCGATAATGGCGATACCATTCAAGGCACCCCACTGGGAACTTACGAAGCACTCATCAATCCTGTTAAGCAGGGCCAACAGCATCCCATGTACAAGGCCTTTACGACCTTGCATTATGATGCAGCTTCGCTGGGAAACCATGAATTCAATTATGGTTTGGACTACCTCAATCGCGTTGTTGATTCAGCAGGTCTACCAATCGTCAATGCCAATGTCATTGATGCTAGAACTGGCAAACACTATTTCAATCCCTATATTATTATTCCCAAAACCTTTACCGATATTAACGGCCGGCAAGTCACCGTCAATGTTGGTATCACAGGTATCGTTCCACCTCAAATCATGAATTGGGATAAGGCTAATTTAGAAGGTAAGGTCAAGACCATCGATGCAGTTCAAGCTGTCGAGGCTGTCGCCCCAGAGATGCGGGCCAAGGGGGCCGACATCGTTTTGGTCATGTCCCACTCAGGTATTGGTAACGATCGCTATGATATCGGTGAAGAAAATGTCGGCTACCAAATTGCCAGCGCTAAGGGAATCGACGCGGTTGTCACTGGTCACGCCCATGCTGAGTTCCCATCGGGGAATGGTACAGGAGTCTATGAAAAAATTCCCGGTGTCGATGGTTTTAACGGCAAAATCAACGGTATTCCTGTTACCATGGGCGGGAAATATGGCGACCATCTAGGCGTCATCAAGCTCAACCTGCTCTTTCAAGGTGGTAAATGGAAGGTTGAGCAAAGTCACGCCGAAATTCGCAAGATTGACAGCAATTCTAATCAGGCTGATGAAAGAATTTTAAACCTAGCCAAACCTGACCACGAAGCCACTATCGATTATGTCCGCGAACAAGTCGGAACAACAACTGCTCCAATCAACAGCTATTTTGCCTTAGTAGAAGACGACCCTTCCATTCAAATGGTCAACAATGCCCAACGCTGGTATCTGAAGGAGCAACTGGCAGGAACACCAGAAGCCAGTCTGCCCCTCCTCTCAGCAGCTGCTCCTTTTAAGGCCGGTGCTCGCAATGATGCTTCTTCCTACACTGATATTCCTGCCGGTCCAATCGCAATTAAAAACGTCGCAGACCTTTACCTCTACGACAATGTTACAGCTGTTCTCAAAGTTACCGGCAAAGATTTGCGGGAATGGCTGGAAATGTCAGCCGGCCAGTTTAATCAAATCGACCCTAGCAAGACAGGGCCTCAGCAATTGATTAATACCGACTATCGTACTTACAATTTTGATGTCATTGATGGTATCAACTACACATTCGATGTCACACAGCCTAATAAATATGACATGGATGGCAACCTAGTCAATCCAGACGCCCATCGCGTTCGGGACTTAACCTACATGGGACAGCCGGTTGCTGATGGCCAAGAATTTATGGTGGCAACCAACAATTATCGGGCAAGCGGAAACTTCCCAGGCGTGAGAAACGCTAGCGAAAACCGTCTGCTCAATTTAGAAAACCGCCAGGTTCTCATCAATTACATTACGGCTGAAAAAACGATCAACCCCACTGCCGACAACAATTGGCGTTTTGCCGATACCATCAAGGGACTGGATGTTCACTTCCGCACAGCCGAGCGGGCGAAAAATCTCCTTAATCAGAAGACAACCATTCAGTTTGTTGCAGCCGATCCTAGTCAGAATGGCTTTGGCGACTTTAAGTACATCTATACCGAAGCCACTGATCCAAGCCGTCCAACAACTCCAGCAGATCCACAAGCCAAGGAACAAGAGCAGACCGCTAAACCAGCCTTGTCGCTCCACAAACGTCAAGCTATCTTACAAATGGTAACCAGCAACTACCAAAACCTGCAAAGTCAGACAGCAGCCCCAACAGGATCCAAGACCAGCAAGCAGGCTGAATTACCAAAAACAAATGGGCAATCTAGCTGGAGCCTGAGCCTAGTCGGTCTCCTTATCAGTATATTTGCGGCTAACCTTTTGCCTAAATCTAAACGCCACTAA